In one window of Rhodoglobus vestalii DNA:
- a CDS encoding ABC transporter substrate-binding protein, with amino-acid sequence MTMITTRRTAARLPLISAAVVAIVLGASGCATQGDAATADPATGANYPLTITNCGSDLTIESEPASILTIGTSALSLLDAAGAADRIVARSGEFGAELPAGLSVDLAEVPILDPSDPTTEKIVGAQADVVVGYGLFNSTDEDLAATGVTNIVVDGECSHDAALTGSTDFDAIFADIERLASIFGTQDAAAENVAELRAELDELDADATAGKPQSAAVVYYFSPASTLSARGGQGIANDILARAGLTNVYEAEPSVYLETNVETLLDADPAVIVLAYGLYGEDFETAKALLLSEPGTSDLTAVRNNSVIGVLASDLAPDPDAIRGLRSVIDSTATLSE; translated from the coding sequence ATGACAATGATCACCACTAGGCGTACGGCTGCTCGGCTGCCGCTCATCTCGGCTGCCGTCGTGGCAATAGTCCTCGGCGCTTCGGGATGCGCGACCCAGGGCGACGCCGCGACCGCTGACCCCGCAACCGGTGCTAACTACCCACTCACCATCACGAACTGCGGCAGCGACCTGACGATCGAGAGCGAACCGGCGAGCATCCTCACAATTGGAACGTCGGCGCTGTCTCTGCTTGATGCTGCCGGGGCTGCTGATCGCATCGTGGCGCGTTCGGGCGAGTTCGGGGCTGAACTTCCCGCCGGATTGTCGGTAGACCTCGCCGAAGTGCCGATTCTGGACCCCTCCGATCCCACCACCGAGAAGATCGTCGGCGCCCAAGCCGATGTCGTCGTCGGCTACGGCCTCTTCAACTCCACCGATGAAGACCTCGCGGCCACGGGCGTGACGAACATTGTCGTTGATGGGGAATGCAGCCACGACGCTGCTCTCACCGGATCAACAGATTTTGACGCCATCTTTGCCGACATTGAGCGTCTCGCGAGCATCTTTGGAACCCAGGATGCGGCGGCAGAGAACGTGGCTGAGTTGCGTGCAGAACTCGACGAGCTTGACGCGGATGCGACTGCGGGAAAACCGCAGTCGGCTGCCGTCGTCTACTACTTCTCACCAGCATCAACGTTGTCTGCTCGCGGTGGTCAGGGTATCGCTAATGATATTTTGGCTCGCGCTGGGCTGACCAACGTCTACGAAGCTGAACCTTCGGTGTACCTCGAAACCAATGTTGAGACTCTGCTCGACGCCGACCCCGCTGTCATCGTTCTTGCCTACGGTCTCTACGGTGAAGACTTCGAGACCGCGAAGGCACTGTTGCTTTCTGAGCCGGGAACCAGCGATCTCACGGCGGTGCGCAACAACTCGGTGATTGGTGTGCTCGCTTCCGACCTCGCTCCTGACCCCGACGCTATTCGTGGGCTGCGTTCGGTGATCGACAGCACTGCCACCCTCTCCGAATGA
- a CDS encoding ABC transporter ATP-binding protein, whose amino-acid sequence MITVGDLSVNYGRVAAVAGVSLTALDGGTLGLVGPNGSGKSTVLRAILGALAASAGRIMIDGEEARELSARDRSRRLAIVSQEEPSGLPLTAWDSVLLGRSVHLSGWQSYRAEDERAAEQAMRETGILHLRDRSTDELSGGERQRVLIARALAQAATHLLLDEPTNHLDVRYQHELLTVVAGLPLCTIVVLHDLNLAARYCDQVVLLDRGRIVAAGVPGAVLVPENLEPVYGIDVTCTELNGVPQLLFTPR is encoded by the coding sequence ATGATCACTGTCGGCGACCTGTCCGTGAACTACGGGCGGGTCGCCGCCGTGGCAGGGGTCTCTCTGACTGCCCTCGACGGCGGAACACTCGGGCTGGTCGGGCCGAATGGTTCGGGCAAGTCCACTGTCTTGCGTGCCATCCTGGGAGCGCTCGCTGCGTCAGCGGGGCGAATCATGATCGACGGCGAGGAGGCACGCGAACTCAGCGCGCGCGACCGCTCGCGCAGACTCGCGATTGTTTCTCAAGAAGAACCCTCGGGGTTGCCGCTCACCGCCTGGGATTCTGTGCTCCTTGGCCGGTCTGTTCATCTCTCCGGGTGGCAGAGCTATCGCGCAGAGGATGAGCGTGCTGCCGAACAAGCTATGCGGGAGACCGGTATCCTGCATTTGCGAGATCGTTCAACTGACGAGCTCTCGGGCGGTGAACGCCAGCGGGTTCTCATCGCTCGGGCACTCGCGCAAGCAGCGACCCATCTGCTGCTCGATGAACCCACGAACCACCTCGACGTGCGCTATCAGCATGAGCTGCTCACAGTGGTCGCGGGGCTGCCGCTGTGCACGATCGTTGTGTTGCACGATCTCAACCTGGCGGCGCGCTACTGCGACCAAGTGGTGCTGCTGGACCGCGGTCGCATCGTTGCCGCTGGGGTGCCGGGCGCCGTTCTTGTGCCCGAGAACCTGGAACCGGTATACGGCATTGATGTGACGTGCACCGAACTCAACGGTGTGCCGCAGTTGCTCTTCACCCCGAGGTAG
- a CDS encoding RNA polymerase sigma factor, whose protein sequence is MKFGTNRARVFHRALGLLANRHDAEEVVAAAFFELWRKRRAVRLVNGSILPWLLVTTVNLSRNARRATSRNERVMRTLPRTQAVSAPDAAALETKDHLTNALQRLSPADGALFILTASEDLPLAEAAEAVGLKPSTARMRLHRAVAIGVGGSHSLRQQPARLLSSTTFPGQPRLPRWETASP, encoded by the coding sequence ATGAAATTTGGGACAAACCGCGCTCGCGTCTTTCACCGGGCGCTGGGGTTGCTGGCGAATAGACATGATGCAGAGGAGGTCGTTGCAGCCGCATTTTTTGAGCTTTGGCGCAAGCGTCGCGCCGTACGACTTGTTAACGGTTCGATTCTTCCGTGGTTGCTGGTCACCACTGTCAACCTGTCACGCAATGCTCGCCGAGCAACGTCACGCAACGAGCGGGTGATGCGCACGCTGCCCAGAACCCAAGCAGTCTCCGCGCCGGATGCCGCAGCCCTAGAAACAAAGGACCACCTCACCAATGCGCTCCAGCGTCTCTCCCCTGCCGACGGGGCGTTGTTTATCTTGACCGCGTCCGAGGACCTGCCGTTGGCTGAAGCTGCCGAGGCAGTCGGCCTTAAACCATCTACCGCGCGGATGCGTCTGCACCGCGCAGTTGCCATTGGGGTGGGCGGATCACACTCGCTGCGGCAACAACCGGCGCGGCTATTGTCATCAACAACCTTCCCGGGACAACCGCGGTTGCCCCGTTGGGAAACCGCGTCACCGTGA
- a CDS encoding PadR family transcriptional regulator, whose protein sequence is MTADVGTQLRKGVVEYCVLGLLSREPMYGWQLSERLVAAGMIASIGTLYPMLARLRSQGLVTTYDEASASGPVRKYYRMTAQGASQLESFRLQWEPFAATVLQLVGKDSS, encoded by the coding sequence ATGACAGCGGATGTGGGTACTCAGCTTCGTAAAGGCGTGGTCGAATACTGCGTGCTTGGGCTGCTCTCCCGCGAACCGATGTATGGCTGGCAACTTTCTGAACGACTCGTCGCTGCCGGAATGATCGCGAGCATCGGCACGCTCTACCCGATGCTCGCCCGCCTGCGCAGCCAAGGTCTCGTGACCACATATGACGAGGCGTCTGCGTCCGGACCGGTCCGCAAGTACTACCGGATGACGGCTCAGGGCGCGTCTCAACTCGAGTCGTTCCGACTCCAGTGGGAACCATTCGCCGCAACCGTACTTCAGCTCGTTGGAAAGGACAGCTCATGA
- a CDS encoding HAAS signaling domain-containing protein has translation MTKDTPQATHDYLSQLEAALSGVEPDVRGEIVAGIREELDGLDAEAAASRIEGLGDPAFIAAEAKAATPDAERATPTGPPPGRTLSIIAVLLLIVGSFIVPVVGPFVGLVWISLSAAWTRREKLTAWLTPLAAAIVVAVAVTIFTAVQSQAAADPLNPLVPFAGLAGLAGWHLAILLPFLVLPVVGIALLVRANNRNWRV, from the coding sequence ATGACAAAAGACACCCCGCAGGCAACCCACGATTACCTCTCGCAGCTCGAGGCGGCACTTTCTGGTGTTGAACCAGATGTGCGCGGGGAAATCGTTGCCGGAATTCGCGAGGAGCTCGACGGACTCGATGCTGAAGCCGCCGCTTCGCGCATCGAAGGGCTCGGTGATCCCGCCTTCATCGCGGCCGAAGCCAAAGCCGCCACACCAGATGCTGAGCGGGCCACTCCGACCGGACCACCACCCGGTCGAACGCTCTCGATCATCGCCGTGCTCCTGCTCATCGTTGGCTCATTTATCGTCCCGGTAGTTGGACCGTTTGTCGGGTTGGTGTGGATCTCGCTTTCGGCGGCATGGACACGTCGCGAGAAACTTACGGCGTGGCTGACCCCTCTCGCAGCGGCGATCGTTGTTGCGGTGGCGGTCACGATATTTACAGCGGTTCAGTCACAGGCAGCGGCTGATCCCCTGAACCCACTGGTGCCCTTTGCGGGTCTTGCGGGTCTTGCGGGTTGGCACCTCGCCATCCTGCTTCCCTTTCTGGTGCTCCCCGTCGTTGGAATCGCACTGCTGGTGCGAGCGAACAACCGGAATTGGCGAGTGTAA
- a CDS encoding type II toxin-antitoxin system HipA family toxin has product MTDVTVHVNRDGRPVLAGTAHFTRERQNVTTTFTYESSYLANPRNRQMDPALPLLTGNQYVATMPGVFGDSAPDRWGRNLLTRRERQLAVEESRTARTFDAVDFLLGVNDDTRQGALQFSMAGSAEMLSPRTDVPRLVALPALLRASDAVSMGSDGIDAYKILLAAGTASLGGARPKASVRLANGALAIAKFPHAHDEWDVMAWEALSLDLAELAGITVPHRQLVKVGDRHVLLVERFDRVGTSRVGYMSAMTMMEAHDGASGDYIDLADKLADHSAALGDDRRELFDRAVLNVALHNTDDHLRNHGLIDSVGGWMLSPLFDVNPNPTVGEGRATSLAGATATGDERAGLVELAAASGITTEESQERIARVVTAAESWREVASKHQIPAAEQHMMADVLEDRIAMLRDISQPRPPTSAGETNSLRADANRAPRRKTTHKSNTGSFARRQQAGPTDGSSDQS; this is encoded by the coding sequence ATGACTGACGTCACAGTGCATGTGAACCGTGACGGTCGGCCGGTTCTCGCTGGCACCGCGCATTTCACTCGCGAGCGACAGAATGTCACGACAACATTCACCTACGAGTCCAGCTACCTCGCAAACCCGAGGAACCGGCAAATGGACCCCGCGCTGCCCCTCCTCACGGGAAATCAGTACGTAGCGACCATGCCCGGAGTATTTGGAGATAGTGCACCCGACAGATGGGGCCGGAACCTTCTGACGCGAAGAGAACGCCAACTTGCTGTGGAAGAAAGCAGGACAGCTCGCACGTTCGATGCCGTGGACTTCCTCCTTGGCGTGAACGATGACACTCGGCAGGGTGCACTGCAATTTTCGATGGCCGGAAGCGCCGAGATGCTTTCTCCCCGAACCGATGTGCCGAGACTCGTCGCACTACCCGCGCTACTCCGGGCCAGCGACGCTGTGTCTATGGGCAGCGACGGCATCGATGCATACAAGATACTTCTCGCTGCGGGAACCGCGTCACTCGGTGGTGCACGGCCGAAAGCGTCCGTTCGTTTAGCTAACGGAGCGCTCGCCATCGCCAAATTTCCGCACGCCCACGATGAGTGGGATGTGATGGCGTGGGAAGCTCTCTCCCTCGACCTCGCCGAACTTGCCGGAATCACTGTTCCCCACCGCCAACTCGTGAAGGTAGGCGACCGGCATGTGCTTCTTGTGGAGCGCTTTGATCGCGTCGGCACATCTCGCGTCGGCTACATGAGCGCCATGACGATGATGGAAGCGCACGATGGCGCGTCAGGTGACTACATCGATCTGGCAGACAAGCTCGCTGACCACTCAGCAGCACTCGGCGACGACCGTCGGGAGCTATTCGACCGAGCGGTACTGAACGTCGCCCTGCACAACACCGACGATCACCTACGAAACCACGGGCTAATCGATAGCGTCGGAGGGTGGATGCTCAGCCCCCTCTTCGACGTGAACCCGAACCCGACGGTCGGGGAGGGTCGCGCCACTTCCCTCGCGGGTGCAACCGCGACCGGCGATGAGAGGGCTGGCCTGGTTGAACTCGCCGCTGCATCCGGCATCACGACAGAAGAGAGTCAGGAGCGCATCGCCCGCGTTGTGACGGCTGCCGAATCGTGGCGCGAGGTCGCGAGCAAGCACCAGATTCCTGCCGCAGAGCAACACATGATGGCTGACGTTCTCGAAGACCGAATCGCGATGCTTCGAGACATTTCACAACCGCGCCCCCCGACCTCCGCCGGCGAAACCAATTCGCTACGCGCTGATGCGAATCGCGCCCCACGCCGAAAAACTACCCACAAATCCAACACCGGCTCGTTCGCCCGGCGGCAACAAGCCGGGCCGACAGACGGCTCATCTGACCAGAGCTGA
- a CDS encoding helix-turn-helix domain-containing protein, with amino-acid sequence MPYDIQKQQATFGEHLRSWRMVQGLTAQQVCERADISLTTLRKLERGQGNVRLESALQVARALGILDSIAAATDPLRTDLGRARANLLNRKRAR; translated from the coding sequence ATGCCGTACGACATCCAGAAGCAGCAGGCGACTTTCGGCGAGCACCTTCGCTCGTGGCGCATGGTGCAAGGGCTCACCGCCCAGCAGGTCTGCGAGCGCGCCGATATTTCCTTGACAACACTGCGCAAGCTGGAACGGGGCCAAGGAAATGTACGTCTCGAAAGCGCGCTACAGGTCGCGCGGGCTCTGGGCATCCTCGACAGCATCGCTGCTGCAACAGACCCATTGCGCACGGATCTTGGCCGCGCGCGCGCCAATCTCCTGAATCGAAAGCGCGCCCGATGA
- a CDS encoding Fic family protein, whose protein sequence is MAQQKHPLDNVESVRTATEYESRPWSRSGHEAGSRRQTRAALGPCDAAVPPFIAQLSPSLPNDLIALADDVGRELTRFDAQVGALTAPFASILLRSESASSSEVENLTSSAQQVALAEIGDASSGNAQLVVGNVAAMTAAIDLADDLNPEAILTMHRALLEKSNPGIVGSWRSDQVWIGGGSISPHNADFIPPHHDRVPALMDDIMQFARRTDLPVIAQLAIAHAQFETIHPFPDGNGRAGRAAGRYRRLLPSLDCLPPR, encoded by the coding sequence ATGGCACAGCAAAAGCATCCATTGGACAACGTCGAATCGGTGCGGACTGCCACCGAATATGAGTCTCGACCATGGTCGCGCTCCGGCCACGAAGCCGGATCACGCCGACAAACCCGCGCGGCCCTTGGCCCCTGTGACGCCGCCGTGCCACCGTTCATTGCCCAGCTTTCCCCAAGCCTGCCCAACGATCTAATTGCGCTGGCAGATGACGTCGGCCGAGAGCTTACGAGGTTTGATGCCCAAGTGGGTGCCTTGACGGCACCATTTGCCTCGATCCTGCTGCGCTCAGAAAGCGCCTCGAGTTCTGAAGTCGAGAACCTCACCTCCAGCGCTCAGCAAGTCGCCCTGGCCGAGATCGGCGATGCGTCGTCTGGCAACGCCCAGTTGGTGGTGGGCAACGTTGCCGCAATGACGGCTGCGATCGATCTGGCAGACGACCTCAACCCGGAGGCGATCCTCACGATGCACCGGGCGCTGCTCGAGAAGTCGAATCCGGGCATCGTGGGCTCCTGGCGCAGTGATCAGGTCTGGATCGGCGGAGGCTCCATCTCCCCTCACAACGCTGACTTCATTCCCCCTCACCATGACAGGGTGCCGGCGCTGATGGATGACATCATGCAGTTCGCACGACGTACTGATCTTCCCGTGATCGCACAGCTCGCGATCGCCCACGCGCAGTTTGAAACCATCCACCCGTTCCCCGATGGCAATGGTCGTGCCGGCCGGGCTGCTGGGCGATACCGAAGGCTACTTCCGAGCCTTGACTGCCTACCGCCGCGGTGA
- a CDS encoding DUF7010 family protein: MTITEAQADVRRIYRGGYSGPLVSAILWVAANAVYFLVSPGAAMATLFFGGMLIFPLSAVILKLVTGEGPLPKGHPSTALAMQSAFTVPLGLLVAIALGTYAPELFFPASLIIVGAHYLTFISLYGMKSFGVIAGALVLLGTIAIFFMPSLGPVSGWIGAGIFAVFVPILHLGGKPATR, encoded by the coding sequence ATGACAATAACTGAGGCTCAAGCAGATGTCCGTCGAATCTACCGTGGTGGATATAGCGGCCCGCTCGTATCGGCCATTCTCTGGGTGGCCGCAAATGCCGTCTACTTTCTCGTGTCGCCGGGCGCAGCGATGGCCACGCTGTTCTTCGGAGGAATGCTGATCTTCCCGCTCTCCGCAGTGATCCTGAAACTAGTGACCGGCGAGGGTCCACTTCCGAAGGGTCACCCCTCGACTGCCTTAGCCATGCAATCCGCATTCACCGTTCCCCTTGGACTACTCGTCGCCATCGCGTTGGGGACTTACGCTCCCGAGCTGTTCTTCCCGGCATCGCTGATCATCGTCGGCGCCCACTACCTGACGTTCATCTCGCTGTACGGAATGAAATCGTTCGGAGTGATTGCGGGCGCGCTCGTGCTCCTAGGAACCATCGCAATCTTCTTCATGCCCTCGCTAGGGCCGGTTAGCGGCTGGATCGGCGCGGGCATATTCGCTGTTTTCGTGCCCATTCTGCATCTGGGAGGGAAGCCAGCCACTCGATGA
- a CDS encoding type II toxin-antitoxin system Phd/YefM family antitoxin, whose translation MSVTEPLSVSDARNQLAAIINRAHRDHEPVFLSRRGRRVAAVIDADDLERLIDLAEDMADIRAAQESRQEMQRTQVEPTPWDQVKADLGLV comes from the coding sequence ATGTCTGTTACCGAGCCACTCAGCGTCTCAGACGCACGTAACCAACTCGCCGCGATCATCAACCGCGCTCACAGGGATCACGAACCCGTCTTCCTCTCGCGTCGAGGACGCCGCGTCGCTGCCGTCATCGACGCAGACGACCTAGAGCGCCTGATCGACTTGGCTGAAGATATGGCGGATATTCGTGCGGCGCAGGAATCACGCCAAGAGATGCAACGCACGCAGGTGGAACCCACGCCCTGGGATCAAGTGAAGGCAGATCTTGGCCTCGTATGA
- a CDS encoding type II toxin-antitoxin system RelE family toxin, which translates to MTYSVTIAPAAERQLHKFDPQVRRRVQAAIELLGANPRPPKAIQLVGGAGEWRVRTGDYRIIYEIRDDELLILVLRVGHRREIYESR; encoded by the coding sequence ATGACGTACTCGGTGACGATCGCGCCCGCCGCGGAACGGCAACTACACAAGTTCGACCCACAAGTTCGGCGCAGAGTCCAAGCCGCAATTGAGCTACTAGGGGCCAACCCACGACCACCCAAGGCGATCCAACTCGTTGGAGGCGCCGGCGAATGGCGAGTGCGAACGGGGGACTATCGCATCATCTACGAAATCCGTGACGACGAACTGCTAATTCTCGTCCTCCGGGTGGGTCACCGACGAGAGATTTACGAATCGCGATAG
- a CDS encoding SDR family NAD(P)-dependent oxidoreductase: MATQFEGKTALVTGGGSGIGKGVALALAVEGANVVVNDLTLESAQATVDDIVSAGGTATTSVGDVGKPDDVKAAVDTAVREYGALHLAFNNAGIGGPQGPIEDMDLNEYLKLMDVNLHSVFYGMHFQVPEMLKAGGGSIVNTSSILGLVGEAMAIPYVTAKHGVAGMTKGTALAYASQGIRVNSVHPGYIETPLLDNAPQEMRDGLVALHPIGRLGSVEEVADVVLFLLSDKASFVTGAQYTVDGGYTSR, translated from the coding sequence ATGGCTACCCAATTCGAAGGTAAAACAGCATTAGTTACCGGTGGCGGTTCTGGCATCGGTAAAGGCGTGGCCCTCGCGCTGGCCGTTGAGGGCGCAAACGTGGTCGTGAATGATCTCACGCTTGAATCCGCGCAAGCTACCGTGGACGATATTGTCTCGGCAGGCGGGACTGCCACTACATCCGTCGGCGACGTCGGAAAACCCGACGATGTCAAGGCCGCAGTAGACACAGCAGTTCGAGAATACGGCGCCCTGCATCTTGCATTCAACAACGCCGGTATCGGCGGGCCGCAGGGCCCAATTGAAGACATGGATCTCAATGAATACCTGAAGTTAATGGATGTGAACCTCCACTCCGTGTTCTACGGCATGCATTTTCAGGTGCCGGAGATGCTGAAAGCCGGGGGCGGATCAATCGTGAATACTTCCTCGATTCTCGGTTTGGTCGGCGAAGCAATGGCCATTCCCTACGTGACGGCGAAGCACGGTGTGGCCGGCATGACCAAGGGGACGGCGCTCGCGTACGCCAGCCAAGGAATCCGCGTCAACTCGGTGCACCCCGGCTACATCGAGACACCGCTATTGGACAATGCACCACAGGAGATGCGTGATGGCCTCGTTGCACTGCACCCGATTGGACGTTTGGGCTCTGTCGAAGAGGTTGCGGACGTTGTTCTTTTCCTGCTCTCCGACAAGGCAAGCTTCGTGACCGGCGCGCAGTACACAGTGGACGGCGGTTACACAAGTCGGTAG
- a CDS encoding GNAT family N-acetyltransferase: MAALGAAAVEVFGSFDPHYLRMWSAAPTDAFVGTHCDRRFLAAPVRNLVADGRENIPVELSLTAATDLSGWDAAAAAYDAVDAEHPGHSEQAQIADAEGFQQSIDAGTLFDIIVDDSWAGWIGVTTETSSSLGLPCYEVVEIILSPQHRGHGYGPHLNRLLAHELPDREWILMGTIHASNRGALEAARRVGRDDVGGWLQLPL; encoded by the coding sequence GTGGCCGCGTTGGGCGCCGCCGCCGTTGAGGTCTTTGGTTCTTTTGATCCTCACTACTTGCGAATGTGGAGTGCCGCTCCCACGGATGCTTTCGTCGGCACCCACTGCGACAGGCGGTTCTTGGCCGCTCCGGTGCGTAATCTTGTTGCCGATGGCAGGGAGAACATTCCGGTCGAGTTGTCGCTCACAGCGGCCACGGACCTGTCCGGCTGGGACGCGGCCGCCGCCGCGTATGACGCGGTCGACGCTGAGCATCCCGGACACTCTGAACAGGCCCAGATCGCAGACGCAGAGGGCTTCCAGCAAAGCATCGACGCAGGCACACTGTTCGACATCATCGTTGACGACTCCTGGGCAGGCTGGATCGGCGTGACCACCGAAACAAGCTCGTCACTGGGTCTACCGTGTTACGAAGTGGTGGAAATCATCTTGTCTCCCCAGCACCGAGGGCACGGCTACGGCCCCCACCTGAACCGACTGTTGGCCCACGAACTGCCTGACCGTGAGTGGATATTGATGGGCACGATCCACGCCTCCAACCGAGGTGCTCTGGAGGCAGCGCGCCGAGTTGGCCGTGACGACGTCGGTGGTTGGCTCCAGCTTCCTCTTTGA
- a CDS encoding alpha/beta fold hydrolase, giving the protein MATSIQAGIARNKWYAQLARIPGVHFVERPLRGGGSFQLSYTRTGPKCGLPVLVFVGGPGLASVVPYQGLRTKGTRLGLDLVMMEHRGVGLSRTDTTGADITHAHITITDVIDDAAAIRAAEGLDQVVVYGTSYGSYLAQGFGVKNPELVAGMILDSAMTGTGFEEASIRELYSLFWDGTAVTRTHADAVRRLVEKGVVDPQEMFALQFLYELGGPRMVHRMLSLLEVGRGKRLWGRINRLGSREVTKVNRSHCAKHSPHSPGPRLSSPATTTSAPRDLLQSRSLRLFRTPS; this is encoded by the coding sequence ATGGCCACGAGCATTCAAGCAGGAATTGCCAGAAATAAGTGGTACGCCCAGCTCGCCCGAATCCCAGGAGTGCACTTTGTGGAACGTCCGCTTCGCGGTGGCGGATCGTTCCAGTTGAGCTACACCCGCACCGGGCCCAAGTGCGGACTCCCCGTCTTGGTCTTCGTCGGCGGCCCGGGTCTCGCGTCGGTGGTTCCCTATCAGGGGTTGAGGACAAAGGGCACAAGACTGGGCCTAGATCTTGTCATGATGGAACATCGTGGAGTAGGCCTCTCTCGCACAGACACCACAGGTGCCGATATCACACACGCTCACATCACGATCACTGATGTGATTGATGATGCAGCAGCGATCCGTGCAGCGGAAGGGCTCGATCAGGTCGTCGTCTATGGGACTTCATACGGAAGTTACCTAGCGCAAGGGTTCGGCGTGAAGAACCCCGAGCTAGTCGCCGGAATGATCCTTGACTCGGCGATGACCGGCACCGGGTTCGAAGAGGCTTCAATCCGTGAACTTTACTCCTTGTTCTGGGACGGGACCGCCGTCACCCGTACCCACGCTGATGCTGTCCGACGGCTCGTCGAGAAGGGTGTGGTTGACCCCCAAGAGATGTTCGCCTTGCAGTTTCTTTACGAGCTCGGCGGTCCGCGTATGGTGCACCGCATGCTCTCCCTCCTCGAAGTAGGACGGGGAAAGCGCCTCTGGGGGCGAATCAATCGGCTCGGTTCACGCGAGGTTACGAAGGTGAACCGTTCCCACTGCGCTAAGCACTCCCCTCATTCGCCTGGCCCACGGTTGTCATCTCCGGCGACCACGACATCCGCACCCCGCGACCTGTTGCAGAGCAGATCGTTGCGCTTGTTCCGGACGCCGTCCTGA
- a CDS encoding Clp protease N-terminal domain-containing protein: MFEKFAQTARSAVGDARFEAGRRGDRRIGTDHLLLALLRDEDLARAVGVDADSVAEAADELDRGALRSIGLELSVYKPAANVVLQKRAPFTAGAKAVLQQTLAHASAEKARTITSRHIMLALLDRQAPDPVFALFESLSIEPQEVSDRLTAETWR; the protein is encoded by the coding sequence ATGTTTGAGAAGTTTGCACAGACCGCCCGGAGCGCAGTCGGGGACGCAAGGTTTGAGGCGGGACGCCGCGGGGATCGACGTATCGGCACCGACCATCTGCTGCTCGCGCTTCTACGCGACGAGGATCTGGCAAGAGCCGTCGGCGTTGACGCCGATAGCGTCGCCGAAGCCGCCGACGAACTGGACCGCGGAGCACTCAGGTCAATCGGGTTAGAACTCAGCGTCTACAAACCGGCTGCCAACGTCGTGCTCCAGAAGCGGGCTCCTTTCACCGCGGGCGCCAAGGCCGTTCTTCAGCAAACCCTTGCGCACGCGTCGGCGGAGAAAGCGCGAACAATCACCTCACGACACATCATGCTCGCGCTGCTTGATCGACAAGCGCCCGACCCAGTCTTCGCACTTTTCGAGTCGCTCTCTATCGAGCCGCAGGAAGTTAGCGATCGACTGACCGCGGAAACCTGGCGCTGA
- a CDS encoding helix-turn-helix domain-containing protein yields MESSDLDEQFHIAAPAIGLRAVGALHRLAERVEAMHVAEARYEGWSWEQIGDALGVTRQSVHLKHGRPRNDV; encoded by the coding sequence ATGGAATCAAGCGATCTAGACGAGCAATTTCATATCGCCGCTCCGGCAATCGGGCTGCGCGCGGTCGGTGCGTTGCACCGTCTGGCTGAACGTGTTGAGGCAATGCATGTTGCTGAGGCGCGGTACGAAGGTTGGTCGTGGGAACAGATCGGCGACGCCCTCGGGGTCACGCGTCAGTCCGTTCACCTGAAGCATGGAAGGCCGAGGAACGATGTTTGA